A genomic region of Hirundo rustica isolate bHirRus1 chromosome 12, bHirRus1.pri.v3, whole genome shotgun sequence contains the following coding sequences:
- the LOC120758252 gene encoding LOW QUALITY PROTEIN: histone H1.10 (The sequence of the model RefSeq protein was modified relative to this genomic sequence to represent the inferred CDS: inserted 1 base in 1 codon; deleted 1 base in 1 codon) → MSGRARRNDLPLTEAEEAPLSPEKKATAKKAKGGGGASSPSKKRKNKKKNQPGKYXQLVVETIRKLGERNGSSLAKIYNEAKKVAWFDQQNGRTYLKYSIKALVQNDTLLQVKGTGAKTVSFKLNRKKLEGSSEGGAGNSAHKSLRKATVSSTRRAEKPAAKSKKPEKKSHKKGAGGAAAKRTRAKPKKGTTSPGGKKVKKSAKPKALKSRKA, encoded by the exons ATGTCGGGTAGAGCTAGAAGAAACGATCTGCCCCTGACCGAGGCAGAGGAGGCGCCGCTCTCCCCGGAGAAGAAAGCGACTGCTAAGAAAGCGAAAGGAGGCGGCGGCGCCTCGTCGCCATCgaagaaaaggaagaacaagaagaagAATCAGCCGGGCAAAT AGCAGCTAGTGGTGGAGACGATTCGCAAGCTGGGCGAGCGCAATGGCTCCTCGCTGGCGAAGATCTATAATGAGGCCAAGAAAGTGGCGTGG TTCGACCAGCAGAACGGCAGGACTTACCTGAAGTACTCAATCAAGGCACTGGTACAGAACGACACACTGCTCCAGGTCAAGGGCACCGGCGCCAAAACGGTTTCCTTCAAGCTCAACAGGAAGAAGCTGGAAGGCAGCAGTGAGGGGGGCGCGGGCAACAGCGCCCACAAGTCCCTCAGGAAGGCGACGGTTTCCTCCACCAGGCGGGCCGAGAAGCCGGCGGCCAAGAGCAAGAAGCCCGAGAAGAAATCGCACAAGAAGGGagccggcggcgcggcggcgaAGAGGACAAGGGCAAAGCCAAAGAAGGGAACTACGTCCCCCGGGGGCAAGAAGGTGAAGAAGTCGGCAAAGCCCAAGGCGCTCAAGAGCCGGAAAGCATGA
- the HMCES gene encoding LOW QUALITY PROTEIN: abasic site processing protein HMCES (The sequence of the model RefSeq protein was modified relative to this genomic sequence to represent the inferred CDS: deleted 3 bases in 2 codons): protein MCGRTACSLAADNLRRACAYRDRRGQHRQPEWVRRERYQPSYNKGPQSSGPVLLSRRHLHQDADSSERVLMDMRWGLVPSWFKTTFGINSSKLQFNTSNCRSYTMLSKSSYKDALLKGKRCVVLADGFYEWQQQSGGKQPYFIYFPQTKDAMDKEMEGDKEWKGWRLLTMAGIFDCWKPPGEGEMLYTYTIITVDASKDVSFIHHRMPAILDGDEAISKWLDFAEVPTQEAVKLIQPTENIVFHPVSTFVNNIRNNTPECVAPIELGAKKEVKATPGNKVMLGWLKSSQEGSPQKKENNLPKWTSQFIHAPSHKKTSTDVLQQWLGKQGQPAAKKRKA from the exons ATGTGCGGGCGCACCGCCTGCTCCCTGGCCGCCGACAACCTCCGCAGGGCCTGCGCCTACCGCGATCGCCGGGGCCAGCACCGGCAGCCCGAGTGGGTGCGGCGGGAGCGGTACCAGCCCTCCTACAACAAGGGCCCGCAGTCCAGCGGCCCCGTGCTGCTCTCTCGCCGCCACCTCCACCAG GATGCTGACTCCTCTGAGCGGGTCCTCATGGACATGCGCTGGGGCCTGGTGCCCTCCTGGTTCAAAACAACT TTTGGAATTAACTCCTCCAAACTGCAGTTCAACACCTCCAATTGTCGC AGTTATACCATGCTGAGCAAGTCCTCTTACAAG GATGCTCTCCTGAAGGGCAAGCGCTGCGTGGTTCTGGCAGATGGCTTCTAtgagtggcagcagcagagtgggGGGAAGCAACCGTATTTCATCTACTTCCCCCAGACCAAGGATGCCATG GACAAGGAGATGGAGGGAGACAAAGAATGGAAAGGATGGAGACTGCTCACTATGGCTGGGATTTTTGACTGCTGGAAGCCACCAGGGGAAGGAGAAATGCTGTACACTTACACCATCATCACTGTGGATGCCTCCAAGGACGTGAGCTTCATCCATCACAG GATGCCAGCCATCCTGGATGGGGACGAAGCCATCAGTAAATGGCTGGACTTTGCTGAAGTGCCAACCCAAGAAGCTGTTAAACTCATCCAGCCCACGGAGAACATTGTTTTCCACCCAGTGTCCACCTTTGTCAACAACATTCGCAACAACACACCTGAGTGTGTTGCACCCATTGAGCTGGGAGCCAAGAAG GAGGTCAAAGCCACTCCAGGCAACAAAGTGATGCTGGGCTGGTTAAAAAGCTCCCAAGAGGGCTCTccccagaagaaagaaaacaatttgcCCAAGTGGACAAGTCAGTTTATCCACGCCCCTTCGCACAAGAAAACCAGCACAGATGTCCTGCAGCAGTGGCTGGGGAAGCAGGGACAGCCAGCTGCAAAAAAGCGCAAGGCTTAG
- the COPG1 gene encoding coatomer subunit gamma-1, which yields MLKKFDKKDEESGGSSNPFQHLEKSAVLQEARVFNETPINPRKCAHILTKVLYLINQGEHLGVMEATESFFAMTKLFQSNDPTLRRMCYLTIKEMSSIAEDVIIVTSSLTKDMTGKDDNYRGPAVRALCQITDSTMLQAIERYMKQAIVDKVPSVSSSALVSSLHLLKTSYDLVKRWVNEAQEAASSDNIMVQYHALGLLYHVRKNDRLAVNKMLSKFTHHGLKSPFAHCMMIRIASKLLEEEAGSRDSPLFDFIESCLRNKHEMVVYEAASAIVNLSNCTAKELAPAVSVLQLFCSSSKAALRYAAVRTLNKVAMKHPSAVTACNLDLENLVTDSNRSIATLAITTLLKTGSESSIDRLMKQISSFMSEISDEFKVVVVQAINTLCQKYPRKHAVLMNFLFAMLREEGGFEYKRAIVDCIISIIEENSESKETGLSHLCEFIEDCEFTVLATRILHLLGQEGPKTNNPSKYIRFIYNRVVLEHEEVRAGAVSALAKFGAQNEEMLPSILVLLRRCVMDDDNEVRDRATFYLNVLEQKQKALNAGYILNGLTVSIPGLERALHQYTLEPSEKPFDLKSVPLATAPIIEQRAENASVAVVKQPEKMAATRQEIFQGKLSKLGAIPEFRELGPLFKSSPEACGLDRAGDRVCVRCTKHTFVNHMVFQFDCTNTLNDQILENVTVQMEPTEGYEVIGYVPAKTLVYNQPGTCYTLVALSEEDPTAVACTFSCMMKFTVKDCDPNTGETDDEGYEDEYVLEDLEVTVADHIQRVLKPNFGAAWDEVGDEFEKEETFTLSAIKTLEEAVNNIVKFLGMQPCERSDKVPDNKNSHTLYLAGVFRGGHDLLVRSRLVLTDTVTMQVTARSAEELPVDVIMASVG from the exons GTGGGAGTTCCAACCCGTTCCAACACCTGGAGAAGAGTGCAGTCTTGCAAGAG GCTCGAGTGTTTAATGAGACTCCCATAAACCCACGAAAATGTGCTCATATCCTCACCAAGGTCCTGTATCTCATAAATCAg GGGGAGCACCTGGGTGTCATGGAAGCTACTGAATCCTTCTTTGCTATGACCAAGCTGTTTCAGTCCAATGAT CCAACTCTTCGCAGGATGTGTTACCTCACTATCAAAGAGATGTCTTCTATTGCAGAAGATGTGATCATTGTTACTAGCAG CTTAACCAAAGACATGACTGGGAAGGATGACAATTACCGAGGCCCTGCTGTGAGAGCACTCTGTCAGATCACTGAT agtACCATGTTGCAGGCCATTGAGCGCTATATGAAGCAAGCGATTGTTGACAAAGTGCCAAGtgtgtccagctctgctcttgtgTCTTCCTTG CACTTGCTGAAGACCAGTTATGATCTAGTAAAGCGCTGGGTGAATGAGGCTCAGGAGGCAGCTTCCAGTGACAATATCATGGTGCAG TATCATGCTCTGGGCCTCCTGTACCATGTGCGGAAGAACGACCGACTGGCAGTCAACAAGATGCTCAGCAAATTCACACACCATGGCCTCAAGTCCCCATTTGCCCATTGCATGATGATCCGAATAGCCAGCAAGCTGCTGGAAGAGGAGGCTGGCAG CCGTGATAGCCCTCTGTTTGATTTCATTGAGAGCTGCCTAAGAAACAAGCATGAGATGGTGGTGTATGAAGCTGCATCTGCCATCGTTAACCTGTCCAACTGCACTGCCAAGGAGTTGGCTCCAGCTGTCTCAG TTCTGCAGCTGTTCTGCAGCTCCTCAAAAGCAGCACTAAGATACGCAGCTGTCCGTACCCTCAACAAG GTGGCCATGAAGCACCCATCTGCTGTGACTGCCTGTAACCTGGACCTGGAGAACCTTGTGACAGACTCCAACCGCAGCATAGCCACCCTGGCCATCACCACACTGCTGAAAACTGGCAGTGAGAGCAGCATTGACCGGCTCATGAAGCAGATCTCCTCTTTCATGTCAGAAATTTCAGATGAGTTCAAA GTGGTAGTGGTGCAGGCCATCAACACTCTGTGTCAGAAGTACCCTCGCAAACATGCTGTCCTCATGAACTTCCTTTTTGCTATGCTTCGGGAGGAG GGCGGCTTTGAATACAAGAGAGCCATTGTGGACTGCATCATCAGCATTATTGAGGAGAACTCAGAGAGCAAAGAGACAGGCCTGTCTCACCTCTGTGAATTCATTGAGGACTGCGAGTTCACTGTGCTGGCCACTCGTATCCTCCACCTCTTGGGGCAGGAAGGgcccaaaaccaacaaccccTCCAAATATATTCGCTTCATCTACAACAGGGTTGTTCTGGAGCATGAAGAAGTCCGGGCAG GTGCTGTAAGTGCCCTAGCCAAGTTTGGAGCTCAGAATGAGGAGATGTTACCCAGTATCTTGGTGTTACTGAGAAG GTGTGTGATGGATGATGACAATGAAGTGAGAGACAGAGCCACCTTCTACCTGAATGTTctggagcagaagcagaagGCCCTCAATGCTGGCTACATCCTGAATG GGTTAACGGTGTCCATCCCTGGCCTGGAGAGGGCTCTGCATCAGTACACCCTGGAGCCCTCTGAGAAACCCTTTGACTTGAAATCTGTTCCTTTGGCAACAGCTCCTATCATCGAGCAAAGAGCAG aaaatGCCTCTGTTGCTGTAGTGAAACAGCCAGAGAAAATGGCAGCAACACGGCAAGAAATATTCCAAGGTAAATTG AGCAAACTGGGGGCCATCCCAGAGTTTCGGGAGCTGGGCCCACTCTTCAAGTCTTCCCCAGAGGCCTGTGGCCTtgacagagctggagacagaGTATGTGTTCGTTGCACCAAGCACACCTTTGTCAACCACATGGTGTTT CAA TTTGACTGCACGAACACCCTGAATGATCAGATCCTGGAGAATGTCACAGTGCAGATGGAGCCAACAGAGGGGTATGAGGTCATTGGCTATGTACCTGCCAAAACTCTGGTGTACAACCAGCCAGGTACCTGCTACACACTGGTGGCACTGTCAGAAGAGGATCCGACAGCAG TGGCCTGCACATTCAGCTGCATGATGAAGTTCACTGTCAAGGACTGTGATCCCAACACGGGTGAGACGGATGACGAAGGTTATGAGGATGAGTATGTG CTTGAAGACCTGGAGGTCACAGTGGCTGATCACATCCAGCGAGTTCTGAAGCCAAactttggagcagcctgggatgaaGTGGGTGATGAGtttgaaaaggaagaaacttTTACTTTATCTGCTATTAAAACCCTTGAAG AAGCAGTGAACAATATTGTGAAGTTCCTGGGGATGCAGCCCTGTGAGCGGTCAGATAAAGTGCCAGATAACAAGAACTCTCACACACTGTACCTGGCAG gtgtgTTCCGGGGTGGCCATGACCTCCTGGTGCGGTCTCGTCTTGTTCTCACTGACACGGTGACTATGCAGGTCACGGCCCGCAGCGCAGAGGAGCTCCCTGTGGATGTGATTATGGCCTCTGTCGGATAA
- the RAB7A gene encoding ras-related protein Rab-7a, producing the protein MTSRKKVLLKVIILGDSGVGKTSLMNQYVNKKFSNQYKATIGADFLTKEVMVDDRLVTMQIWDTAGQERFQSLGVAFYRGADCCVLVFDVTAPNTFKTLDSWRDEFLIQASPRDPENFPFVVLGNKIDLENRQVTTKRAQAWCYSKNNIPYFETSAKEAINVEQAFQTIARNALKQETEVELYNEFPEPIKLDKTDRAKASAESCSC; encoded by the exons ATGACTTCTAGGAAGAAAGTGTTACTGAAAGTCATCATCCTTGGAGACTCTGG GGTGGGAAAGACATCACTCATGAACCAGTATGTGAATAAGAAATTCAGTAACCAGTACAAGGCTACGATAGGTGCAGACTTCCTGACAAAAGAGGTGATGGTGGATGACAGGCTAGTGACAATGCAG ATATGGGATACAGCAGGCCAAGAACGATTTCAGTCTCTGGGAGTTGCCTTCTACAGGGGAGCAGATTGCTGTGTGCTGGTATTTGATGTCACGGCTCCCAATACGTTCAAAACCCTAGACAGTTGGAGGGATGAATTCCTCATTCAGGCCAGTCCAAGGGATCCTgagaattttccttttgttgtgcTGGGAAACAAGATTGACCTAGAAAACAGACAA GTCACCACAAAACGGGCACAAGCCTGGTGCTACAGTAAAAACAACATCCCCTACTTTGAAACCAGTGCCAAGGAGGCCATTAATGTGGAACAAGCTTTCCAAACAATTGCACGAAATGCACTTAAACAG GAAACCGAAGTGGAACTTTACAATGAATTCCCTGAACCCATCAAGCTAGACAAGACTGACCGAGCGAAAGcttctgcagagagctgcagctgctga